The genomic segment GCAGCGTGGCGGTGGCACAAAGGCGGAGTGCAGGGACCTTTTGGGGGTTCAGGGCGCAGAGATCCCTGGACCGCGCCGTAGCGGCCCGTACAAGCGTGTAAGCGGTCTGGGACTCTGGGAGACCGCGGTGACTACCCGAAGCCAGTGCGCTCGATGGTGCGCCAGGCGCTGAAGAAGCGGTCCAGAGTGGGTTGGTAGCCAAGGAGCCGGATCGTGATGCTGCGCGCTTGCCGCGTCACGCGGCAGGGTATGAGGATGACGCTGTGGATGAAGCGGCGGAACTCCATGCCGAGATATTCCTTCCGGTCCCGCTTCAGGTGCATCATCATGGCGAACCACGACTTGATGTTCCAAGCCAAGGCCGCGATGACCATGTAGGCCCAGTTGCTCACCAGGTCGTAGAGCGGCACCCGTAGCGCGTTGACGCCATTCTTGAGCTGCTCGATGACGTTCTCCTGGTCGCAGCGCTCG from the Gemmatimonadota bacterium genome contains:
- a CDS encoding transposase — its product is ERCDQENVIEQLKNGVNALRVPLYDLVSNWAYMVIAALAWNIKSWFAMMMHLKRDRKEYLGMEFRRFIHSVILIPCRVTRQARSITIRLLGYQPTLDRFFSAWRTIERTGFG